DNA from Malus sylvestris chromosome 11, drMalSylv7.2, whole genome shotgun sequence:
GGCCACATAATCGTCCAATCGAAGACACATCTAGTCGGACCAGTCTCGAGTGGGTGAGGTGGAGTTGCCCGGGGGTGTTTGGGTGTGTGGTGGGCTGGAAGGCAGCCCAACCCAGTCCAATCCAATATCAGGCCCATCCAGCAATCACGTGTTTGGTAGTGTAGTACAAATTACAATAGAAGAAAAAGACAAGTAGTACAAAGGAACGTACAAGTTTGCAAAAGGCGGCAACTGTGGGCGCGCACTGGGAACGGGAAAACCACGCGCTCCTAAATTGGAAATACATCAcgttttatttaataatattaataattctTTGGAGAGAGCGAAACtggaaatttaaaaacaacGGCGCCGCCGCAACGGGTAGGAATGGAATGGGATTCACCGACAAATTGTGCGGTGTTATATGTATTTTAACTTTCTCATGTAATTATGCATTTTTGCGGTTTAACACAATGTGCAGgatgtttttgaagttttttaaaATGAACTTTGACGAAAAgcttatgatattatttactttaatggaaaaatcatatttttatattaaaaaatcaattttagtATTATtaactttaccatttattttgtcatcttcattaaaactcaaaattttcaagacattttcattagtttccctTTTTTAAATAATGGGGAATTGAATCTCATTCAGATTCTCACATATTAGTCATTCATCTTGTATCGtacggttagaaattatttaatttttttatttaaaattaaacacaaataatatctAACGAAAACTAACTTCACGATATTTGATGAAAAACTAGAATGTGAGAATTCAtaggatcctcacaaaataGATCCGAAGGGACTCCCTTTCCAAATAATGATGTTGGAATGTCGATTGATTTGAAATACCGGTGAAATTGGAATTTACGTGACCTTTTTTTCTGTTCtttttttagtttctttttctttgtcaattaGAAGGAAGAATTGTTAGGACTATACATGATCAAACAGGATGACTAGAAACTAAATTGAATAATTTAAACGGAGTTGCAATTGTCTTTGGGTAATTAAGAACAaactaattaaacattaaacaCCTACAATTCAGATTAATCAGGAAGAAACCAATGATCAAAATCATCAATTTCCCCTGACCAACTCAATTTACAAccaccaaaattaaaataaaactaataaaagCAGATAACATTAATCACACGGAAGCAGGAACGCTATGGTCGTCATCGAAGCTCCAGAGATCATCACCAAGGGTGCTTTCCTGAGGCGGAGGATTCTGAGGAGCCGCCGTGGACTGCCCATCCAGATACGGAATCTGATAGAACTTCATCATGCTCTCATACGCCATTAGCTCCTCGGAAAGCTTCTGCACTTCGTCCTCTTCCATTCTTGCAATCGCCTCCAAGCTCCGTTTCCCTTCTTTAGTTTCCTCCACTTCTGTTAGCTCAGCTCCGCCGTGACAACCGCCGCTCCCGTTCTGATTGCAACCCAGAAAGCCCGTTGAGGAGAAAGCGCCATCTGAACCACACCCAGAGTTTTCTTCCCCGGAAATAACAATTGGGTCGGTGTTCACATTAGCCTTGGAGTTAAACTCAATCGACATGGAATTGGAGGGAAATGTCGCAATCTGGTTCAGATCATACCCAaatcccaaatcaaagcttTTGGGTTGATACAGATTAGTATTTGGGTTTCTCAGATACGTCTTGGCGGGGAGGTGGTCGTCTTCGTTGGGGAAATTGACCTTGGCTTTTTTGCCGCGGATTTTGCGAGCCTCCCTGTCGTAAGCTCGGGCCGCCTCCTCGGCGGTGTTGAAGGTACCGAGCCAAACTCGAACCCCTTTTCTGGGATCACGAATCTCGGCGGCCCATTTGCCCCATGGACGCTGCCTGATGCCTCGGTAGAGGTTCTTCCTCTGCCTCTTAGCCGGCTTCTCTTCTTGTACATCACCTGTTTGTGAAAAATCCCCAGTCACAATCCGAACGAAAATTCTCATCTTTTAACTCGCAGAAAAACAACATACGGATGAAAAAAGAGCGTACCTGAAATGGGTTGGGATAATTTACGCGGAGTTGAGTCGGTGCGATTAACCGGGGTGGGATTGCAGTCGAAGAAAGTGTCGGGATCGAACTTGGCGAAGGGAGAGTCCGGCCATATGTCAGAGGCGGTGACACAACGGCGACGGTCGCGAGGGATGAAATTAGCGATTATAGCACCACCGCACATTCTCGAAATCGAAAAACTTGTTGAATTAACTCCGAGATGAACTGAAAATTgagatgggggggggggggggagagagaaagagaagggtttaaGGGATGAGCGAGAGATGAGCGAGAAAGGAGGAGGGGAGGGGGGTTTTGTACGAAGAGAAATGGACACTGTTTGCTATTTAGTATTAATTACATGTCCTTTTGTGGAACTTTCGTTGGA
Protein-coding regions in this window:
- the LOC126591473 gene encoding ethylene-responsive transcription factor RAP2-12-like, whose amino-acid sequence is MCGGAIIANFIPRDRRRCVTASDIWPDSPFAKFDPDTFFDCNPTPVNRTDSTPRKLSQPISGDVQEEKPAKRQRKNLYRGIRQRPWGKWAAEIRDPRKGVRVWLGTFNTAEEAARAYDREARKIRGKKAKVNFPNEDDHLPAKTYLRNPNTNLYQPKSFDLGFGYDLNQIATFPSNSMSIEFNSKANVNTDPIVISGEENSGCGSDGAFSSTGFLGCNQNGSGGCHGGAELTEVEETKEGKRSLEAIARMEEDEVQKLSEELMAYESMMKFYQIPYLDGQSTAAPQNPPPQESTLGDDLWSFDDDHSVPASV